The Flavobacterium marginilacus genome window below encodes:
- a CDS encoding nuclear transport factor 2 family protein, translated as MTQTEKNRQLGIAVYQKFLIALTLCLTLGTSIAQAQTDNSKKINNLKTTKMTPKEVVEAYSIALSKGDIPTAFSYFSPNAKWHQPGNNKFSGTQTGLDAIGKMLGDMMGATQGSLAIKPAGAMMVNGNLVSCPVRFSAKSGSKSVEMNGNDLYEVADGKIVQVWLFSEDQSAEDEFWK; from the coding sequence AAAAATTTTTAATTGCACTCACTCTATGTTTAACATTAGGTACATCAATCGCTCAAGCACAAACTGATAATTCAAAAAAAATAAATAATTTAAAAACAACTAAAATGACACCAAAAGAAGTAGTAGAGGCATATTCAATAGCCCTTTCAAAAGGAGATATTCCTACAGCATTTTCATATTTCAGTCCTAACGCAAAATGGCACCAACCCGGAAACAATAAGTTTTCTGGAACACAAACAGGCCTTGATGCCATTGGTAAAATGTTAGGAGATATGATGGGAGCAACCCAAGGATCATTAGCAATTAAACCAGCAGGAGCTATGATGGTTAACGGTAATTTGGTTTCTTGTCCAGTACGTTTTAGCGCTAAAAGCGGTTCTAAAAGTGTAGAAATGAATGGAAACGATTTGTATGAAGTTGCTGACGGAAAGATTGTACAAGTTTGGTTGTTTTCTGAGGACCAGTCTGCTGAAGACGAGTTTTGGAAATAA
- a CDS encoding helix-turn-helix domain-containing protein has protein sequence MRTQKFHKTECGVDFLINVLPSDEVKDSYLKKETYNADYLEIVFFKKGSGHLVLNHDKISISNNSIVFISPFQKREWNLNPEGLDFTVLVFQEDFLNDFFSDKLFTYRLLYFYQLEYPLNMQIDEALIERYYALLTEIKSELVKTRADSAHIIRSLIYYLLQKLNREYAEKHNLALEKNQNNEAFEFKKLIEIHIKEKQRINDYAELLKVNRIALNKAVKEQFNVTASHLLKQRILVEIKDYLLHSKLTVSEIAFQLHFSEPNHLMRFFKNQTGITTTDFLNEYQNGINS, from the coding sequence ATGAGAACCCAGAAATTTCATAAGACAGAATGTGGAGTCGATTTTCTAATTAATGTTTTGCCGTCTGATGAAGTGAAAGACAGTTACCTTAAAAAAGAAACCTACAATGCCGATTATCTTGAGATTGTTTTTTTCAAAAAGGGTAGTGGTCATCTTGTTTTAAATCACGATAAAATAAGTATTAGTAACAATAGTATTGTATTCATTTCGCCCTTTCAAAAGCGTGAATGGAATTTGAATCCAGAAGGTTTAGATTTTACAGTTTTGGTTTTTCAAGAAGATTTTTTGAATGATTTTTTTTCAGACAAGTTGTTTACCTATCGTTTATTATACTTCTACCAATTAGAATATCCGCTGAATATGCAAATTGATGAAGCACTTATCGAAAGGTATTATGCGTTGCTTACCGAAATAAAATCAGAATTGGTAAAAACAAGGGCTGATAGTGCGCATATTATCCGTTCCTTGATTTACTATCTGCTTCAAAAACTCAACAGAGAATATGCAGAAAAACACAATTTGGCACTTGAGAAAAATCAAAATAATGAGGCTTTTGAATTTAAGAAATTAATAGAAATTCACATTAAAGAAAAACAACGAATTAATGATTATGCCGAGCTTCTAAAAGTAAATCGAATTGCGCTGAACAAAGCCGTAAAAGAACAATTTAATGTTACAGCTTCGCACTTGCTAAAACAACGTATTTTAGTAGAAATCAAAGATTATTTGCTTCATTCTAAACTTACTGTTTCGGAAATTGCTTTTCAGCTTCACTTTTCCGAACCCAATCATTTGATGCGCTTTTTTAAAAATCAAACCGGAATTACCACCACTGATTTTTTAAACGAATATCAAAATGGTATCAATTCGTAA
- a CDS encoding cysteine hydrolase family protein produces MSKKALIVIDIQNDYFENGAIELVNPIEASLKARKVIDSFREKNLPIVHIQHLSADPVNVPIFIPGTFGSEIHENVKPLESEKVIQKYYPNSFKETDLLDFLKANEVTELIVTGMMTHMCVDSTTRAAKDLGFECTVIGDACVSRDLEINGKTVKAEDAHNAFLSALTFFYAKVKNADEFLSA; encoded by the coding sequence ATGAGTAAAAAAGCATTAATTGTTATAGACATTCAGAATGATTATTTTGAAAATGGTGCCATTGAATTGGTAAACCCAATAGAAGCAAGTTTGAAAGCACGTAAAGTAATTGATTCTTTTCGTGAGAAGAATTTGCCAATAGTACATATTCAGCATTTGTCAGCTGATCCTGTTAATGTCCCAATTTTCATTCCTGGAACTTTTGGATCAGAAATTCACGAAAATGTAAAACCTCTTGAAAGTGAGAAAGTAATTCAAAAATATTATCCAAACAGTTTTAAAGAAACGGATCTTTTGGATTTTTTAAAAGCAAATGAAGTTACTGAATTGATTGTTACAGGAATGATGACTCATATGTGTGTGGATTCCACTACAAGAGCTGCAAAGGATTTAGGTTTTGAATGTACGGTTATCGGAGATGCTTGTGTTTCAAGAGATTTGGAAATCAATGGTAAAACCGTAAAGGCTGAAGATGCACACAATGCCTTTTTGAGCGCATTGACTTTCTTTTATGCTAAAGTTAAAAATGCAGATGAGTTTTTATCTGCATAA
- a CDS encoding MATE family efflux transporter yields MITKYKSNKIYYQSTIMLAGPVVVSQLGHTFVQTVDSIIIGHYAGTISLAAVSLVHSVFMVVLVLGMGIAYGLTPLIAQEDGKSNYQECAKLLSNSLWINTIAGILLFLVVYYGSMFAMNHVDQDPLVVETAKPYLLLLGISILPLMIFQTFKQFAEGLGFTKQAMTITIWGNVLNLILAVILVKGIFGIPPMGVRGIGIATLIDRVLMMVVMIWYVMKSSNFKQYIQYFSVRFINFQRIINVIKIGVPVAMQYIFEIGAFAVAALMAGKIGAMEQAAHQTAITFVAMTYMMASGIASAATIKVGNSFGNLNYIRIQKFSRVSYHLVILFMLFFAIIFMLFNQYLPYVITSDPAVVPLAAQLLIIAGVFQLFDGTQVVGLGTLRGMGDVKTPTFITFIAYWIVGLPVAYLLGIKLDIGVKGIWYGLTLGLVTSSVLLYFRSQYIIKNKMKSLLKNEA; encoded by the coding sequence ATGATAACAAAATATAAATCTAATAAAATCTATTATCAAAGTACCATAATGCTGGCGGGGCCTGTTGTTGTTTCGCAGCTTGGACACACTTTTGTACAAACTGTAGATTCTATTATCATTGGACATTATGCTGGAACCATATCTCTGGCAGCCGTATCGCTAGTTCATTCCGTTTTTATGGTAGTATTGGTTCTGGGAATGGGAATAGCCTACGGATTAACGCCGCTAATTGCACAGGAAGATGGAAAATCAAATTATCAGGAATGTGCTAAACTACTCTCCAACAGCTTATGGATAAATACAATCGCAGGAATCCTGCTTTTTTTAGTAGTTTACTACGGATCAATGTTTGCAATGAATCACGTAGATCAGGATCCACTGGTTGTTGAAACAGCAAAACCTTATTTACTCCTCTTAGGCATTTCTATTTTGCCTTTAATGATCTTTCAGACATTTAAGCAATTTGCAGAAGGATTAGGTTTTACCAAACAAGCGATGACTATAACCATCTGGGGAAATGTTCTTAATTTAATATTAGCCGTGATTTTGGTAAAAGGAATATTTGGGATTCCTCCGATGGGAGTGCGAGGAATAGGTATTGCAACCTTAATAGATCGTGTTTTGATGATGGTGGTAATGATATGGTATGTTATGAAATCCAGCAATTTTAAACAATACATTCAGTATTTTTCGGTTCGATTTATTAACTTTCAAAGAATTATTAATGTGATAAAAATTGGAGTTCCTGTAGCCATGCAATATATTTTTGAAATTGGAGCCTTTGCGGTAGCAGCTTTAATGGCAGGTAAAATAGGGGCTATGGAACAAGCAGCACATCAAACTGCCATCACTTTTGTAGCAATGACCTATATGATGGCTAGTGGAATAGCTTCTGCTGCAACCATCAAAGTTGGAAATAGTTTCGGAAACCTAAATTATATTAGAATTCAGAAATTCTCCAGAGTTTCCTATCATTTGGTGATCCTATTTATGCTATTTTTTGCTATTATATTTATGCTATTTAATCAATATTTGCCTTATGTGATAACTAGCGATCCAGCTGTTGTTCCTCTAGCCGCACAATTATTGATTATTGCAGGTGTTTTCCAGTTATTTGATGGTACCCAAGTAGTAGGTTTGGGGACGTTAAGAGGGATGGGCGATGTAAAAACCCCAACATTCATCACCTTTATTGCTTATTGGATTGTAGGTTTGCCAGTAGCGTATCTTTTAGGGATTAAACTTGATATTGGGGTAAAAGGAATTTGGTACGGTTTGACACTTGGATTAGTAACTTCTTCCGTTTTATTATATTTCAGGTCTCAATATATTATTAAAAATAAGATGAAATCTTTACTTAAAAATGAAGCCTAA
- a CDS encoding O-acetylhomoserine aminocarboxypropyltransferase/cysteine synthase family protein — protein MSTNKNLKFETLQVHAGQVADPTTGSRAVPIYQTSSYVFENAEHGANLFALKQFGNIYTRLQNPTTDVFEKRVAALEGGIAGLAVASGQAAQFIALNNILEAGDNFVSSSNIYGGTYNQFKVAFKRIGVTVQFTKETTAEEFESLINENTKALYLETIGNPSYDIPDFDKIAAVAKKHDLPLIVDNTFGAGGYLFKPLEHGASIVVESATKWIGGHGTSIGGIIIDGGTYNWGNGKFKQFSEPSEGYHGLIFADAFGVNSPFGNIQFAIRARVEGLRDFGPAISPFNSFQLIQGLETLSLRVQRHVDNTLEIAKWLEAHPQVEKVNYPGLESSPSYANAQKYFKNGYGAVLSFQIKGDVTKADSFIDSLELISHLANVGDTKSLIIHPAATTHQQLSAEAQKAAGVFVGLLRLSVGIEHIDDIKADLQQAFDKIK, from the coding sequence ATGTCAACAAACAAAAATCTAAAATTTGAAACACTACAGGTGCATGCAGGACAAGTTGCTGATCCTACAACAGGCTCCAGAGCAGTTCCTATCTATCAAACCAGTTCGTATGTGTTTGAAAATGCCGAGCATGGTGCCAACTTATTTGCATTAAAACAATTTGGAAATATTTATACACGTCTTCAAAACCCAACTACGGATGTTTTTGAGAAACGTGTTGCAGCATTAGAGGGAGGTATTGCAGGATTAGCAGTAGCTTCTGGTCAGGCCGCACAATTTATTGCATTAAATAATATTTTGGAAGCAGGAGACAACTTTGTTTCAAGCAGTAATATTTATGGCGGTACTTACAATCAATTTAAAGTAGCTTTCAAAAGGATTGGTGTTACCGTTCAATTTACTAAAGAAACAACCGCTGAAGAATTTGAATCATTGATTAACGAAAATACGAAAGCATTGTATCTGGAAACCATTGGAAATCCAAGTTATGACATTCCGGATTTTGATAAAATAGCTGCTGTTGCCAAAAAACACGATCTGCCTCTTATTGTGGACAATACATTTGGAGCAGGTGGCTATTTATTTAAACCTTTGGAACACGGAGCATCGATAGTGGTAGAATCAGCAACAAAATGGATAGGAGGTCACGGAACAAGCATTGGTGGTATAATCATTGACGGCGGTACCTACAACTGGGGCAATGGCAAATTCAAACAATTTTCAGAGCCATCAGAAGGTTATCACGGACTCATTTTTGCAGATGCCTTTGGCGTGAACAGCCCATTTGGTAATATTCAGTTTGCTATCCGTGCACGTGTTGAAGGTCTTCGTGATTTTGGCCCTGCTATCTCTCCGTTCAATTCATTCCAATTGATTCAGGGTTTAGAAACCTTATCGCTTCGAGTGCAACGCCACGTTGACAATACATTAGAAATTGCCAAATGGCTGGAAGCGCATCCACAGGTCGAAAAAGTAAATTATCCAGGACTTGAAAGTTCACCAAGTTATGCCAATGCCCAAAAATATTTTAAAAATGGATATGGTGCAGTTCTTTCTTTCCAGATCAAAGGCGATGTAACAAAAGCGGATTCCTTTATTGACAGCTTGGAATTAATCAGTCACCTAGCCAATGTTGGTGACACCAAATCTTTGATTATTCACCCGGCAGCTACTACGCACCAGCAATTAAGTGCCGAAGCACAAAAAGCAGCAGGTGTATTTGTAGGATTACTTCGTTTATCTGTTGGAATTGAACACATTGATGACATCAAAGCCGATTTACAACAGGCTTTTGATAAAATAAAATAA
- a CDS encoding superoxide dismutase: protein MKKSQFLSVILLICVSVSAQFIQKPLPYAYNALEPFIDAQTMEIHYSKHHAAYIKNLNTAVFGTDVAKMSITEIFSNVSKLSPAIRNNAGGHFNHEMFWTLLTPEKNTKPSADLEKAINSAFGSFDSLKEKLNVAAVSRFGSGWVWLYVGFDGKLAICTTANQDNPLMDVAENKGMPILAIDVWEHAYYLKYQNKRADYLTAIWNIINWNTVNNYYEAAKRK, encoded by the coding sequence ATGAAAAAAAGTCAATTCTTATCCGTTATTTTATTAATCTGCGTTTCCGTTTCGGCACAGTTTATACAAAAACCTTTGCCTTATGCTTATAATGCTCTGGAACCGTTTATAGATGCACAAACAATGGAAATTCATTACAGCAAACACCACGCTGCTTATATAAAGAACCTCAACACCGCTGTTTTTGGAACCGATGTTGCAAAAATGAGTATTACAGAAATCTTTTCAAATGTATCCAAGTTAAGTCCAGCCATCAGAAACAATGCTGGCGGACATTTTAACCACGAAATGTTTTGGACGTTATTAACTCCAGAAAAAAACACCAAACCATCGGCAGATTTAGAAAAAGCCATCAATAGTGCATTTGGAAGTTTTGACAGCTTAAAAGAAAAATTAAACGTCGCAGCGGTTTCACGATTTGGTTCGGGCTGGGTTTGGTTGTACGTAGGTTTTGACGGAAAATTAGCCATTTGTACCACAGCCAATCAAGACAATCCTTTGATGGATGTTGCCGAAAATAAAGGAATGCCCATTTTGGCAATTGATGTTTGGGAACACGCTTATTATTTAAAATACCAAAACAAACGTGCCGATTATTTGACTGCTATTTGGAACATTATCAACTGGAATACGGTAAATAATTATTATGAGGCAGCCAAACGAAAATAA
- a CDS encoding AraC family transcriptional regulator: MQTGILPVCSLDLFDENFKHFWVDSLEGLLEKFPKLEYPHKNNFYTLLIIDQAQGEIEIDNEKVTLIDAKIIIIKPRCINSIKINNKASGKMICFSEDFFSLRYNNNILSQFAFLDRKAKTSFRLAEIQRQKIDILLQLMQEEYRLQKNETTKVIRSYLNIFLFELERLYSPMGIVKNRNIKQDKIQQFEKLIESHFVTQKMPSSYAEMLNISANYLNKLCKEETGQTAGDLIRKQIIIEAQRILHFTNYSINEIADKLGFENVSYFVTFFKKQTNKTPEQFRKEENH; the protein is encoded by the coding sequence ATGCAAACAGGAATTTTACCCGTGTGCAGCCTTGATTTATTTGATGAAAATTTTAAGCATTTTTGGGTAGATAGTTTGGAAGGACTTTTAGAAAAATTTCCTAAACTAGAATACCCTCATAAAAATAATTTTTACACCTTGTTAATTATCGACCAAGCCCAAGGCGAGATTGAAATTGACAATGAAAAAGTAACTCTTATTGATGCTAAAATTATCATTATAAAACCGCGTTGCATTAATAGTATCAAGATAAACAATAAAGCTTCAGGAAAAATGATATGTTTTTCGGAAGACTTTTTCTCCTTGCGATACAATAACAACATATTAAGTCAATTTGCTTTTTTAGATCGAAAAGCAAAAACTTCATTCCGATTAGCCGAAATTCAAAGGCAAAAAATAGATATTCTTTTGCAGCTAATGCAGGAAGAATACCGCCTACAAAAAAACGAAACTACCAAAGTAATTCGTTCCTATTTGAATATATTTTTATTTGAATTGGAACGTTTATACAGTCCTATGGGTATTGTGAAAAATCGAAATATCAAGCAAGATAAAATTCAACAATTTGAAAAACTGATCGAATCCCATTTTGTTACTCAAAAAATGCCTTCCAGTTATGCCGAAATGCTAAACATAAGTGCCAATTATCTCAATAAACTTTGCAAGGAAGAAACAGGACAAACTGCCGGAGACTTAATCCGAAAACAAATTATCATTGAAGCGCAACGTATTTTACATTTTACAAATTATAGCATCAATGAAATTGCAGACAAATTAGGTTTTGAAAACGTTTCCTATTTTGTAACCTTTTTCAAAAAGCAAACAAACAAAACCCCCGAACAATTCAGAAAAGAAGAAAATCATTAA
- a CDS encoding SCO family protein — protein MKKVIFILLTCVLMSCSHKQEKLPFLGNSIVSGNETTYPKIKDFSFIDQDSAIVTNKTFRNKIYVADFIFLSCPTICPKMNTELNLVYTAFKDNPEVGFLSHTIDPERDSIKRLKEYTIAKGLNKNWHFVTGNKDSIYSIATKSYFATAYKDSKEPGGYVHSGGFLLIDKNRFIRGVYDGTNPQETQRLINDIKILLKE, from the coding sequence ATGAAGAAAGTTATTTTCATTCTTTTGACTTGCGTTTTGATGAGTTGTTCGCACAAACAAGAAAAATTACCATTTTTAGGTAATTCAATAGTTAGTGGGAATGAGACCACATATCCAAAAATTAAAGATTTTTCTTTTATAGATCAGGACAGCGCCATTGTTACCAATAAAACTTTTAGAAATAAAATTTACGTAGCCGACTTTATTTTTCTTTCTTGTCCTACCATTTGTCCCAAAATGAATACCGAACTTAATCTTGTTTATACGGCTTTCAAAGATAATCCTGAAGTAGGTTTCCTGTCGCATACAATAGACCCAGAACGTGATTCTATAAAAAGGCTAAAAGAGTACACTATCGCTAAGGGCTTAAATAAAAATTGGCATTTTGTAACAGGTAATAAAGATAGCATTTACAGCATCGCTACAAAAAGCTACTTCGCAACTGCTTACAAAGACTCCAAAGAACCAGGAGGATATGTTCATAGTGGAGGTTTTTTACTTATTGATAAAAATCGATTTATCAGAGGCGTCTATGATGGTACTAATCCGCAAGAAACACAAAGATTGATAAATGATATAAAAATACTACTGAAAGAATAA
- a CDS encoding Fic family protein produces the protein MSNNKYNSAIPYNDLPLLPPQAEIENIVILKKTIVASRALSELKGAITNLPNPTLFIDTINLQEAQASSAIENIITTQDELFKASIADRKNDNPATKEVMHYKDALWYGVDQINKRPILTTNLFVALMQIIKENQSNIRNAPGTQLKNPVTDRVVYTPPEGENVIREKLKNLEDFIHAEDNIDPLVKMAIIHYQFEAIHPFFDGNGRTGRIILLLYLKMTGLMDLPALYLSNYIIQYKDKYYTNLRKVTEEGNWQDWIMYMLDMVEQTSLKGRNQIAEIEKLMNEMGKEIQEQLPKIYSKDLMEELFRLPYTKRNQLEKAGLGNLKTVGNYLKELENDGFLKSEQVGKEKLYLNFRLLEVLKVK, from the coding sequence ATGAGTAATAATAAATACAATTCAGCAATTCCATATAATGATTTACCCTTATTACCACCACAAGCGGAAATAGAAAATATAGTAATTCTAAAAAAAACAATTGTAGCGAGTAGAGCTTTATCAGAATTAAAAGGAGCAATCACAAATTTGCCCAATCCAACATTATTTATAGATACAATCAACTTGCAAGAAGCACAAGCGAGTTCGGCGATAGAGAACATCATCACTACCCAAGATGAACTATTTAAGGCTTCAATCGCTGACAGAAAAAATGACAATCCAGCGACAAAAGAAGTAATGCACTATAAAGATGCTTTATGGTATGGTGTAGACCAAATAAACAAACGTCCAATTTTAACCACAAATTTATTTGTGGCATTAATGCAAATTATTAAAGAAAATCAATCAAATATTCGAAATGCACCAGGAACACAATTAAAAAATCCTGTTACAGATAGAGTAGTTTATACACCACCAGAAGGAGAAAACGTTATCCGAGAAAAATTAAAAAATCTGGAAGACTTTATCCACGCGGAAGATAACATCGACCCATTAGTGAAAATGGCAATCATACATTATCAGTTTGAAGCGATACATCCATTTTTTGATGGAAATGGAAGGACAGGTAGGATAATATTATTGCTCTATTTAAAAATGACAGGATTAATGGATTTACCAGCTTTATATTTGAGTAATTACATTATTCAATACAAAGATAAATACTATACTAATTTAAGAAAAGTAACTGAAGAAGGCAACTGGCAAGATTGGATTATGTATATGCTTGATATGGTAGAGCAAACATCTTTGAAAGGTAGAAACCAAATAGCAGAAATTGAGAAATTGATGAATGAAATGGGGAAAGAAATACAAGAACAACTGCCGAAAATTTATTCAAAAGATTTAATGGAAGAGTTATTCAGATTGCCTTACACCAAAAGAAATCAATTAGAAAAAGCAGGATTAGGAAATCTAAAAACGGTTGGAAATTATTTGAAAGAATTGGAGAACGATGGTTTCTTAAAAAGTGAACAAGTAGGTAAAGAAAAGTTATATTTGAATTTTAGGTTATTAGAGGTTTTAAAAGTGAAATAA
- a CDS encoding site-specific integrase, translating to MLESSFGLCFFLKTPKNKSNIRYIYLRVTVDGIPKETSTKRKWDIQRWDQKTERATGNKEDARALNHFLDAITTRINQFKMDLIYNGKSISAQRIIDFVLGRIVSKAMLLEEFKKHNDEMLALVPQDYALATHKRYETARFHAREFVKYKYATEDIEFRDLDYDFIISYELYLKTVRNCVNNSALKYIACMKKVINRAIDKDIIVQDPFRAFKRKMTKTVKRPLTASELHTLEHIDIPTTRLQTVRDIFVFQCYTGLAYIDAYQLRKTDIKIGIDGAQWIMSERQKTGSVTNVPLLPKALEIIEKYKEHPLCLSRNTVLPVSSNQKMNAYLKEIADLCGFTCELNTHKARRTFGSTVTLNNDVPISVVKEMLGHQSIRQTESYAITTEQTIGREMNNLSSKLGNVHPTIPDEAMSMISKLEKELQKLKKQFGIK from the coding sequence ATGTTAGAAAGCAGCTTTGGGCTTTGTTTCTTTTTGAAAACACCCAAAAACAAATCAAACATCAGATATATTTATCTGAGAGTAACAGTAGACGGAATACCAAAAGAGACATCTACCAAAAGAAAATGGGACATTCAAAGGTGGGATCAAAAAACAGAAAGAGCAACGGGAAATAAGGAAGATGCCAGGGCGCTAAATCATTTTCTGGATGCTATAACAACTAGAATCAACCAGTTCAAGATGGATTTAATTTACAACGGAAAATCGATTTCCGCGCAGCGGATTATTGATTTTGTATTGGGAAGGATAGTTTCAAAAGCAATGCTTCTTGAAGAATTTAAAAAGCATAATGACGAGATGTTGGCACTGGTTCCACAGGATTATGCTTTAGCGACACACAAACGCTATGAGACAGCAAGATTTCATGCAAGAGAATTTGTCAAATACAAATACGCGACGGAGGATATTGAATTCAGGGACCTAGATTATGATTTTATCATCAGCTATGAATTATATCTAAAGACCGTACGAAATTGTGTAAATAACTCTGCCTTGAAATATATTGCCTGCATGAAAAAGGTTATCAACAGGGCAATTGATAAAGATATAATTGTTCAGGATCCTTTCAGAGCATTCAAACGTAAAATGACAAAAACCGTCAAAAGACCACTCACCGCGAGTGAATTGCATACGCTGGAACATATCGATATTCCAACCACAAGACTCCAAACAGTTCGGGATATCTTTGTCTTTCAGTGCTATACTGGCCTGGCTTATATTGATGCTTACCAACTTCGGAAAACAGATATAAAAATAGGTATAGATGGAGCTCAATGGATAATGTCCGAAAGACAAAAGACTGGTTCTGTGACCAATGTACCATTACTTCCTAAAGCACTCGAAATAATTGAGAAGTATAAAGAACATCCACTCTGCCTTTCAAGAAATACTGTCCTGCCCGTCTCATCTAATCAAAAAATGAATGCATATCTTAAAGAAATAGCCGATCTATGCGGGTTTACCTGCGAATTGAACACACATAAAGCCAGACGTACTTTTGGCAGCACAGTTACTCTTAATAATGATGTACCCATTTCCGTAGTAAAAGAGATGCTGGGGCACCAGTCAATCCGCCAGACAGAGTCATATGCAATTACCACTGAGCAAACAATTGGCAGGGAAATGAATAACTTGAGTAGCAAGCTGGGTAACGTTCACCCTACTATTCCTGATGAAGCAATGTCTATGATATCTAAGCTGGAAAAAGAATTACAAAAACTAAAGAAACAATTTGGTATTAAATAA